Proteins encoded together in one Temnothorax longispinosus isolate EJ_2023e chromosome 5, Tlon_JGU_v1, whole genome shotgun sequence window:
- the LOC139813173 gene encoding uncharacterized protein isoform X1 yields the protein MEANRRDLVTIIALQIRELVETSSSDSDNDELEILEKMLNKRRKVSRVQNYVETVVPGLTSQDFKAHFRMLPGTFEYLLSIIEPILLREKTEAAPMISPRKQCLLALWRLATPDSLRSISDRFNVGRSTALYITRRVINALIELAPTVIKWPTNERVGQVWAGFEATSGFPKVIGAIDGTHINIPAPKDDPAAYVNRKSHHSIQLQAICDHTCQFIHCYVGHVGSVHDQRVFRLSEVQSYLGDVSKFPQDCHLVGDLAYKLHENLLIPYRDNGHMTQRQRNYNFCHASARIAIERAFGLLKGRFRSLLTTLAMDRVDLIPLHILACCVLHNVCLMKNDDFNIEVIEDVDVIDCVMANNENMRDAAYAGAAKRDLIAQRLRLRNV from the exons ATGGAGGCAAATCGAAGAGATTTGGTAACAATAATAGCACTGCAAATACGGGAGTTGGTAGAAACGTCATCAAGTGACAGCGATAATGATGAACTtgaaatattggaaaaaatgttaaataaaagaagaaaagtgtCCAGAgtacaaaattatgttgaaaCAGTAGTGCCAGGGTTAACAAGTCAAGATTTCAAAGCTCATTTCAg GATGCTTCCTGGAACCTTCGAGTATCTTCTGTCTATTATTGAGCCAATACTACTAAGAGAGAAAACAGAGGCAGCACCTATGATTTCTCCACGCAAACAGTGTTTGTTGGCGTTGTGGCGATTAGCTACTCCAGATTCTTTAAG GTCGATTTCCGATCGATTTAATGTCGGTAGAAGTactgcattatatataacaagaCGTGTTATAAATGCACTTATTGAGCTGGCACCTACTGTAATTAAATGGCCTACAAATGAACGAGTTGGTCAAGTGTGGGCAGGATTTGAAGCTACTAGTGGATTCCCTAAAGTCATTGGTGCTATTGATGGCACGCACATCAATATTCCAGCTCCTAAAGATGATCCAGCAGCATATGTCAATCGCAAAAGTCATCACTCAATCCAACTTCAG GCTATTTGTGACCACACTTGCCAATTTATCCACTGTTATGTTGGACATGTGGGGTCGGTACATGATCAACGAGTGTTTCGTCTGTCGGAAGTACAATCCTATCTTGGAGATGTGTCAAAGTTTCCACAAGATTGTCACTTAGTTGGAGATCTAGCCTATAAATTGCATGAAAATTTGCTAATACCGTATCGAGACAATGGCCATATGACACAACGTCAACgaaattataacttttgtcATGCTTCTGCGAGAATTGCTATTGAAAGAGCTTTCGGACTATTAAAGGGACGTTTTCGAAGCCTTCTTACAACACTTGCAATGGATAGAGTAGACTTAATTCCACTGCATATTCTTGCCTGTTGTGTTTTACATAATGTGTGTCTAATGAAAAatgatgattttaatatagaagTGATTGAGGATGTAGATGTGATAGATTGTGTGATGGccaataatgaaaatatgcGTGATGCTGCTTATGCAGGTGCTGCAAAGCGAGATCTAATAGCTCAGAGATTACGActaagaaatgtataa
- the LOC139813173 gene encoding uncharacterized protein isoform X2, whose amino-acid sequence MLPGTFEYLLSIIEPILLREKTEAAPMISPRKQCLLALWRLATPDSLRSISDRFNVGRSTALYITRRVINALIELAPTVIKWPTNERVGQVWAGFEATSGFPKVIGAIDGTHINIPAPKDDPAAYVNRKSHHSIQLQAICDHTCQFIHCYVGHVGSVHDQRVFRLSEVQSYLGDVSKFPQDCHLVGDLAYKLHENLLIPYRDNGHMTQRQRNYNFCHASARIAIERAFGLLKGRFRSLLTTLAMDRVDLIPLHILACCVLHNVCLMKNDDFNIEVIEDVDVIDCVMANNENMRDAAYAGAAKRDLIAQRLRLRNV is encoded by the exons ATGCTTCCTGGAACCTTCGAGTATCTTCTGTCTATTATTGAGCCAATACTACTAAGAGAGAAAACAGAGGCAGCACCTATGATTTCTCCACGCAAACAGTGTTTGTTGGCGTTGTGGCGATTAGCTACTCCAGATTCTTTAAG GTCGATTTCCGATCGATTTAATGTCGGTAGAAGTactgcattatatataacaagaCGTGTTATAAATGCACTTATTGAGCTGGCACCTACTGTAATTAAATGGCCTACAAATGAACGAGTTGGTCAAGTGTGGGCAGGATTTGAAGCTACTAGTGGATTCCCTAAAGTCATTGGTGCTATTGATGGCACGCACATCAATATTCCAGCTCCTAAAGATGATCCAGCAGCATATGTCAATCGCAAAAGTCATCACTCAATCCAACTTCAG GCTATTTGTGACCACACTTGCCAATTTATCCACTGTTATGTTGGACATGTGGGGTCGGTACATGATCAACGAGTGTTTCGTCTGTCGGAAGTACAATCCTATCTTGGAGATGTGTCAAAGTTTCCACAAGATTGTCACTTAGTTGGAGATCTAGCCTATAAATTGCATGAAAATTTGCTAATACCGTATCGAGACAATGGCCATATGACACAACGTCAACgaaattataacttttgtcATGCTTCTGCGAGAATTGCTATTGAAAGAGCTTTCGGACTATTAAAGGGACGTTTTCGAAGCCTTCTTACAACACTTGCAATGGATAGAGTAGACTTAATTCCACTGCATATTCTTGCCTGTTGTGTTTTACATAATGTGTGTCTAATGAAAAatgatgattttaatatagaagTGATTGAGGATGTAGATGTGATAGATTGTGTGATGGccaataatgaaaatatgcGTGATGCTGCTTATGCAGGTGCTGCAAAGCGAGATCTAATAGCTCAGAGATTACGActaagaaatgtataa
- the LOC139813174 gene encoding uncharacterized protein isoform X2, with the protein MTSLMVALYVITERYQRYSFRGSVLVVLAFARFVNAQNAHVLHMFVEPNHQTTGRRKIRKKKVPVIHTFIMDNPEYPDNSVEVNLQDVITGEEFTLQLSPNSALKAKTEASEHVQSTSSSNTSLKEVFDNMDMSTNEEREMEEDEIEETSLTENKENFRWSHAAIMLLLEEYRLRESSMSSGKMSHKKAWDEIARVMNVKGYDVSGKQCMTRINTMKRTYKTVKDHNGRSGNNKRTWKYYDAMESLLGRKPYMEPLTTISSSGSVTSRPERPDSRGSSSSSVSTCESGEAPRKRKATDQPAIIQTLIEKRQKAEEEKAKRHKERMEMGNKMLAKLDKLLEKK; encoded by the exons ATGACGTCACTCATGGTAGCGTTATACGTCATAACTGAGCGCTATCAACGCTATTCCTTCCGAGGTAGTGTATTGGTAGTGTTAGCATTTGCAAGGTTCGTGAACGCTCAGAACGCCCATGTATTGCACATGTTTGTCGAACCTAACCACCAAACTACCGgtcgaagaaaaataaggaagaaGAAGGTGCCAGTAATACACACATTTATAATGGATAATCCCGAGTATCCCGACAATTCCGTGGAAGTAAATCTTCAGGATGTTATAACTGGAGAAGAATTTACATTACAACTCTCACCGAACAGTGCTTTGAAAGCAAAAACCg aaGCATCTGAACATGTGCAGTCCACCTCCTCAAGTAATACTTCATTGAAGGAAGTATTTG aTAATATGGACATGTCAACtaatgaagaaagagaaatggaaGAGGATGAGATAGAAGAGACGTCATTGacggaaaataaagaaa ATTTCAGATGGTCTCATGCGGCAATTATGCTGTTATTGGAAGAATACAGACTGCGAGAATCTTCCATGTCTTCTGGAAAAATGAGTCATAAGAAAGCATGGGATGAAATTGCGCGAGTAATGAATGTTAAAGGATATGATGTCTCGGGTAAACAATGCATGACAAGGATTAATACAATGAAGCGAACATATAAAACGGTCAAAGATCATAACGGAAGATCTGGTAACAATAAGCGCACTTGGAAATATTACGAC GCCATGGAAAGTCTTCTTGGCCGAAAACCATATATGGAACCGTTGACAACCATTTCGTCAAGTGGATCTGTAACATCGAGGCCTGAAAGGCCGGACTCTCGAGGTAGTAGCAGCAGTAGTGTCTCTACCTGTGAATCCGGTGAAGCTCCTC gTAAACGTAAAGCCACTGATCAACCAGCCATCATACAAACGCTAATAGAAAAGCGCCAAAAAGCTGAGGAAGAAAAAGCAAAGAGACACAAAGAAAGGATGGAAATGGGAAACAAAATGTTGGCAAAACTGGATAAACTTCTAGAGAAGAAGTAA
- the LOC139813174 gene encoding uncharacterized protein isoform X1, which produces MTSLMVALYVITERYQRYSFRGSVLVVLAFARFVNAQNAHVLHMFVEPNHQTTGRRKIRKKKVPVIHTFIMDNPEYPDNSVEVNLQDVITGEEFTLQLSPNSALKAKTDLSFATLLLNVARQACVQNSACEDKNCSTIEASEHVQSTSSSNTSLKEVFDNMDMSTNEEREMEEDEIEETSLTENKENFRWSHAAIMLLLEEYRLRESSMSSGKMSHKKAWDEIARVMNVKGYDVSGKQCMTRINTMKRTYKTVKDHNGRSGNNKRTWKYYDAMESLLGRKPYMEPLTTISSSGSVTSRPERPDSRGSSSSSVSTCESGEAPRKRKATDQPAIIQTLIEKRQKAEEEKAKRHKERMEMGNKMLAKLDKLLEKK; this is translated from the exons ATGACGTCACTCATGGTAGCGTTATACGTCATAACTGAGCGCTATCAACGCTATTCCTTCCGAGGTAGTGTATTGGTAGTGTTAGCATTTGCAAGGTTCGTGAACGCTCAGAACGCCCATGTATTGCACATGTTTGTCGAACCTAACCACCAAACTACCGgtcgaagaaaaataaggaagaaGAAGGTGCCAGTAATACACACATTTATAATGGATAATCCCGAGTATCCCGACAATTCCGTGGAAGTAAATCTTCAGGATGTTATAACTGGAGAAGAATTTACATTACAACTCTCACCGAACAGTGCTTTGAAAGCAAAAACCg ATTTGAGTTTTGCGACACTTTTACTAAATGTTGCACGTCAAGCATGTGTTCAAAACAGTGCATGTGAGGATAAGAATTGTTCTACAATCG aaGCATCTGAACATGTGCAGTCCACCTCCTCAAGTAATACTTCATTGAAGGAAGTATTTG aTAATATGGACATGTCAACtaatgaagaaagagaaatggaaGAGGATGAGATAGAAGAGACGTCATTGacggaaaataaagaaa ATTTCAGATGGTCTCATGCGGCAATTATGCTGTTATTGGAAGAATACAGACTGCGAGAATCTTCCATGTCTTCTGGAAAAATGAGTCATAAGAAAGCATGGGATGAAATTGCGCGAGTAATGAATGTTAAAGGATATGATGTCTCGGGTAAACAATGCATGACAAGGATTAATACAATGAAGCGAACATATAAAACGGTCAAAGATCATAACGGAAGATCTGGTAACAATAAGCGCACTTGGAAATATTACGAC GCCATGGAAAGTCTTCTTGGCCGAAAACCATATATGGAACCGTTGACAACCATTTCGTCAAGTGGATCTGTAACATCGAGGCCTGAAAGGCCGGACTCTCGAGGTAGTAGCAGCAGTAGTGTCTCTACCTGTGAATCCGGTGAAGCTCCTC gTAAACGTAAAGCCACTGATCAACCAGCCATCATACAAACGCTAATAGAAAAGCGCCAAAAAGCTGAGGAAGAAAAAGCAAAGAGACACAAAGAAAGGATGGAAATGGGAAACAAAATGTTGGCAAAACTGGATAAACTTCTAGAGAAGAAGTAA